The stretch of DNA CCGAAGGGAAAAAGTCCGCATCCTTTTCGTGCTGAGCGACGGCTATCCGGCCCACGCCTACGACAGCTATAAGCACAGTCGCGGTGTCAACGACACCCGCCCGGCGGTCAAGGAGGCGACCAAACGCGGGCTGATCGTCCAGGGCGTGCTGGTGAGCAAGGATGGTTCCGACCAGGAGGCGGCCATGTTCATCTACCCGAACCTCCTGATAGTGGAGGATTTCGACCGCCTGCCCGACCAGATCGCGTACAAAATGCGCCAGCTGCTGTCGCGTTTCAAGTGAGAGGGGGGATGACGATGCCGCCAAGGAGAAACGGATGGTACGAAGTGGACCGGAACTCCCGCTGTCCCTGCTGCGGGCAGGATCACTGGTGCGGGTACAACGAGCGCGGCGTGGTCTGTATGCGGACGGAGAACGGCAAACCCACCTCAAACGGCGGTTGGTTCACGTCCTGGGCCTCGCTTCAGGTGGTTCCGCCAATTCAAACAGCGCCCGCTGACAGCGAAACCTTTCCCCAGACCGTGGGCCTGGCCAGACCGGAGAGGCTCAACCGGGTGTACTCGACCTGGTTGAAACTTCTCCCCTGGAAGCACCAGGAGCACATGCTGGGGAGGGGCATGGGTCAGGAGGACCAGGAGCGGCGCGGATACCGGTCTTACTTGCTCGACCCGCTGGGAGCCTGCGAGCTGGTGCGGGAACTGGTCGCCAGGGTGGGGGAGCCGGAGGGGGTGCCCGGGTTCTACCCCGTGAAAAGGGGCTGGTCGTTCTACGCTCCCCGGGGCATCCTGATACCCGTTAAAGACCGGGAGGGCAGGATCGTCGCCTTAAAGGTCAGAAGGGACGACCCGAACGCCCGCGGGCGCTACCAGTTGGTCTCCAGCGTCCGAAGGCGTGGCGGCGCATCGCCAGGACTGCCAGCGCACTGGGCTTTCCCGAAAACCCTGAAACGGCAGGACATCCTCGGCATAACCGAGGGCGAAATCAAGGCCGACATCGCCGCCGACCGGCTGGGGATCGTGTTCGTGTCGGCTCCCGGGGTCTCGAACTGGCGGTCGATCCTTCCCGTCCCGACCGAGAAGGTCGTGATCTTCTACGACCAGGACGAGAAGGCGGGGGTGCGCCGCATCGTCGAGCGGCACAAGAAGATGCTCGCCGACGAGCTTAAAAGAAGCGGCGTCAAGGTCTGCCTGGCCGAGTGGAACCCCAGCTACAAGGGCATCGACGACGCCCTGGTAGCCGGAGAAAAAATAAAGCTGATTCCAGCTTAACTTAAAAAGGGGAGGTGAATCCCCCTACCAGCAGGCGGGGGGAGAACCCTCCCGCCCCTGGCAAGGGGAGCCTAAATGTCTGAAACAATTTCCGCCGGGTTATCCGCCCGGGAGATCGTCGAGAAGGTTCTGGAGAACGAGGGCAAGGGGGTATCCTTCTCCCGACTCACCCTGGCCGACTGCCTGCACGCTTTCCGCGAGAGGTACGTGCTGGAACGGCCGGAGGAGGAGACCGAGGCCGCCCAGTTCGGGGGGTTCGTCCACGAGCTGGCCGAGCGGAGCATCATGGAGGAGATCGACCCGTCGAGGTTCGCCGACGCGATCGCGGAGAAGTACCCGCTGGTGCCGGGATACCGCATCGGCGAGGCGGTCTACATGGCCCGAAACGCCCTGGCCAGGGTGGAAAAGCGCTTCGAGGTTGAGGTCGAAAAGACCTTCGTGAGGGAACTTCTCGAAATCGACGGCCACGTTGTCCGTATGAACGGGCGCGTAGACCGTCTGGAGATGAACCCCTTCGACCCGAAGGTGGTTGACCTAAAGACCGGGGTCTACTTCAACCCCGCCAGGACTCACCAGCTGCCGCTTTACTTCTGGGGCCTGGGGCTTGACGAGGGGACAGGCGTGCTGCACTTCCTGCGGTTCGACGAGTGGGCGGAGACGCCCATCGATCGCGGCCGCATCGAGGCGGCCCTGGAGTGGGCGCGAAAGCAGGTCAAAAGGATTTACGACGCCGCCCTAAAAAATGAGTGGCCGGCGGCGGAGTGCGAACACTGCAAATACTGCGGGTTCCGCGACACCTGCCCCATCGAGGGCAAGCGCTGCCCGCGCTCCCTCAAAGAAGCGACCCGGCTGGCCAGCGAAGCCTTCCAGATGAAAGAGCGGGTTTCCGAGCTTGAGATGCTATTAAGGGCCTACGTCGAAGCGACCGGCGCTCCGGTGCCGATCGAGGCGGAAGGCGGGGAGGGGAAGGTGTACGACTTTTCCCCGTCCAACGAGTACGAGTTCGACGTGGCCAGGGTCCTGGACTTCTGCATCGAGAACGGCCTTCCGCTGGCGGAAGTGCTTTCGATCAACTACCGGGGAGTGAAGAAACACCTTTCCCGCGGCCTTGACGCCGTGGTGAAGGTCAAGCCTTCGACCCCCCGTTTCGGGGTGAAGTCGAAGTTCTCCCGGAACGGGAAAGGCTGACTTTTAAAACGCCCAGCCTGGTCTGGGCGTTCCCTGACCGCCTGATTGGTCGGGCGGTGAGGAAACGTCCAATTCCAGGGTTCCTGGTAAATAAATTCATTAAACGCGCCAGGAGCGCGAACCAAGCCGACTCAAAAACAGGAGGTGAAAAACGGGAGCGAAAGCTCCGCACGCCTTCGGGCGAACCAAACGTCTCGCTTGGACGGGACGCGAAAAAAGGAGGTCTGAAAAATGGCTGGTGGAATCGATTTCACCGCTCTGCTCGCCGAGCCGTCCACCCTGGGCGCTCTCGTTTGGTTCAACGCCGACGAGCACAAGCGCTACCACCGGGAGGACATCCGGCGGGCGCTCGAAAAGCACGGCTTCTCCGTCGACTTATATCTCCCTCCGCCGCCGAGCAGGGTGGACATCTTCAAAACCGCCTGCTCCAGCGTGGAGAGGAAGAAGCAGAAAGACGGGGGAGAGGACGGGGTGTACGTCGACATCCTGGTATCCGGCACCAGGAACGACGCCAAGGTCTGCGTTCGCCACATCACTCGTCGGGAAAGGGACGCGAAAAACGTGGAGCTCCGGCACCCGGAGATCGCCCGGGCGGTCTACGACAAGGACTATGGCAAGCTCACCTTCGAGGGGGAGAACGAGAGCCTGTCCGGCATCTGCGAAACCATCCGCAGGAACTTTTTAGAGTGGCAGGACACCTATTCCGTGGGCGTCGTGCGGGATATGTTCCGCACCATCGCCAAAAACGAGTGCCACGGGCAGAAGTTCCGCAAGAACGGCGGGTTCTTCGTCCCCCTGGGGAAGATGGAGGTGTGCGCCAGGCTGGAGGGCCTCATGCGCGACCTCGGCTGCGAACCAGACGTCCTGGAGGTCGCCAGCAAACCCAAAGCCCGCGCCTCTTTGAGAGAAAAGATGGCGGCGGCGCTTATGGAGGAGGCGGATGCCCTGGTTGCAGCTCTCGGGGACGCAAAGAACGTGGCCGAAGTCATGGCCCTCTCGTCGAGGGTGAACGCTCTCCGAGAAAGCGCCCGCATCAACGGCGAGGCGCTGCTCACCGAGTTTACCGAAGTCTTGGTGAGGGTAGAAAAAGTAGGCCAGTTGGTCAAGAAGAAACTGGCCGCATAAAACAAAACGCTTGAAAGGAGCGAAACGAATGACAGAAAAACAGACGGCGGAAAACAACGGCAAAAAGAAGGGTGGCCTTTACCTGAACGAGGTGATCCGCCTGGGGAACCTGACCAAAGACCCGGAGGTGAGGGTTTTCCCTGGCAAAGATGGCGGCGAACTCGTCAAGTGCACCTTCACCATCGCCACCAACATTCCTCACCCGACGAAGGACCTGGTTCTTTTCACCGACGTCGTGGCCTGGGGAAAGCTCGCCGAAACCTGCGGCAGTTTCTTGAAAAAAGGCCGCTTGGTACTCGTGGTGGGACAGGAAATTCCCGAATACTACGAGAAGGACGGCCAGAAGCGAGTCAAAAAGCACGTCCAGGCCGAGAAGGTACGCTTCGGCCCCAGCCCCAAGAAGGAAAACGGTTCTGCGCCTGATTCTTCGCCCGCTGAGGACGAAGGCCCGATCGACTGGGACCAGGTTCCTTTCTAGACGCTGAATACTTTGCAAAACGAGGAGGTCCCAAAGGGGATTTTAAGGCCCCGGGGATCTCCTTTGTTTTTGCAAAACTTTTAACTCCAAAGGAGGTAACGGATATGAAATTGGTGGCCATCGTCGGCATAGGCGGCCGGCTGGTGCCGGTCGAGCACAACCTGCCGGACGGCAGGGCCTACGCTAAATTGGCGCTCTACAAATCCTCCGGCATCAGGGCCATTCTCGTTGACCAGGATGGGGAACACCGGTCCGGGAGCTTCGTCTCCTGCGACTGTTCTGAGTGTCGGGTTGCCTTGAAGAAGGCGTTCCCTGCTCGCCGCGCCTCGTGAGGAGGGGGTTTAGATGGGCGCACAATCGCTGAAAATCTTCTCCCGGGTGGAAGTTTCCTTTACTGCCCAGGATGTCCTCCGCTTAAAGCCCGATATGTCGGAGGAGCAGGCGGCCCGTTTTCTGGAGGCCAACCGCACCTTCATCGAGAAGGAGATGGCGCAGGTCGGGGAGCTGGCCATACTGGGGTGTCTTGCCTACTCGAAACTTAAACAGGTAAGGAGGGGTTGAACAAATGTTAATATCCATAATACTTCACCTGCTTCCCTTCCTGATAATGCTGGGATTGTGCGCTGAATTCATCAGCAACTACCAGCCACAAGAGGAAACCGAAAAATAATCGAGGAGGTGAAGCCTCCCTCGGACGGCTGAGGGGGGCTAACCCCCGCCGTTCGCGGGGGGACTCCATGAAGCAGTTTTGCATGGATTACCTCCTGGTTCTGTGGGTGATCGTCCCTTACGCCATCGCTGCCTGTCTGCTGTTTCTCGGCCCTGGTTTAATCAGCGAGTCGAGGGAGAAGGCGGTGAGGCTTGAGAGGAGGATCGGCGCCCGCAGGGCCAGGCGTAAAAAAGCGGCCTGAATACGGCCATACGGGCACGGCCCGTAACTTAAAAAAGCCCCGTGATTAAGCACTCAAGACTCGAGAGGGGGATGATTCCATGATCTGCTTCGACATATGCAACACCGTCGCCAACGTCAACCCGCTGGTCAAAGCGCGGTTCGGCGGCGACAGGTATAGGATACTTCCGATTCCCGAGGATTTTTGGACATCAGCGGAAGGGTTGTCTATCTTCCGCGATGCCGAGCCTCTTGACCACGCGGCCCAGACCGTCAACCGGCTCGCGGCGGTGTACGGCGGCGTCACCTACGTCACCAGCCGGCCCAAGCGGTCGGAGCTGGTGACCCGCTCGTGGCTCAAGTGCCACGGGTTCCCGAAGGGAGAGGTGATCTTCTGCTCACGGGAGGAGAAAATTAGGGTCCTCCAGGAGAAGAAACCTTCTCTCATTGCGGAGGACGACCCCGTGGTGGTAAAGGGTTTGA from Peptococcaceae bacterium encodes:
- a CDS encoding DUF3854 domain-containing protein, encoding MPPRRNGWYEVDRNSRCPCCGQDHWCGYNERGVVCMRTENGKPTSNGGWFTSWASLQVVPPIQTAPADSETFPQTVGLARPERLNRVYSTWLKLLPWKHQEHMLGRGMGQEDQERRGYRSYLLDPLGACELVRELVARVGEPEGVPGFYPVKRGWSFYAPRGILIPVKDREGRIVALKVRRDDPNARGRYQLVSSVRRRGGASPGLPAHWAFPKTLKRQDILGITEGEIKADIAADRLGIVFVSAPGVSNWRSILPVPTEKVVIFYDQDEKAGVRRIVERHKKMLADELKRSGVKVCLAEWNPSYKGIDDALVAGEKIKLIPA
- a CDS encoding PD-(D/E)XK nuclease family protein produces the protein MSETISAGLSAREIVEKVLENEGKGVSFSRLTLADCLHAFRERYVLERPEEETEAAQFGGFVHELAERSIMEEIDPSRFADAIAEKYPLVPGYRIGEAVYMARNALARVEKRFEVEVEKTFVRELLEIDGHVVRMNGRVDRLEMNPFDPKVVDLKTGVYFNPARTHQLPLYFWGLGLDEGTGVLHFLRFDEWAETPIDRGRIEAALEWARKQVKRIYDAALKNEWPAAECEHCKYCGFRDTCPIEGKRCPRSLKEATRLASEAFQMKERVSELEMLLRAYVEATGAPVPIEAEGGEGKVYDFSPSNEYEFDVARVLDFCIENGLPLAEVLSINYRGVKKHLSRGLDAVVKVKPSTPRFGVKSKFSRNGKG
- the ssb gene encoding single-stranded DNA-binding protein: MTEKQTAENNGKKKGGLYLNEVIRLGNLTKDPEVRVFPGKDGGELVKCTFTIATNIPHPTKDLVLFTDVVAWGKLAETCGSFLKKGRLVLVVGQEIPEYYEKDGQKRVKKHVQAEKVRFGPSPKKENGSAPDSSPAEDEGPIDWDQVPF